TTGAATTGACGGAACGACAGAATGCAGGGCAATAGCATCGATATAATCGTGTTGTGGCCGATATAGCCCAGGTGCGAATCGAACATTTTCAGGCGCCACTCTTTCTAAGATGGGTCTCGAAAGAGAGTGAACAGCCCGTTGTTAACGCAACGGGCTTTTTTACGTCTGCGATTTGAGTGTTGTTACGTTGCTGAATTGCCGGAACGACAGAATGCAGGGGCAGTAGCATCGGCATAATCGTGTTGTGGCCGATATAACCCTGGTGCGAATCGAACATTTCCAGGCGCCGACTCTTTCTAAGATGGGTCTCGAAAGAGAGTGAATAGCCCATTGCTAACGCAACGGGCTTTTTTACGTCTGCGATTTGGGCGTTTTTACGTTGTTGAATTGCCGGAACGATGGAATGCAGGGCAATAGCATCGGCATAATCGTGTAGTGGCCGTCGCAGCTAAGTGCGAGCGGAACATTTCCAGGCGCCACTCTTTCTAAGATTGGTCTCGAAAGAGAGTGAACAGCCCGTTGTTAACGCAACGGGCTATTTTATAGGTAGTAGTATTGCTGAAGATGGAGTTTTAAACTTGTATAAAGTTAAGTAAAGCCGTGAGTGCTGTGTTTCTAGCTGTATCACGCTCCATAAAGATCTCATGCCGTGCATAGGGGATTTTGATTAACTTACAAAAGCCTGTACTTGCGCGTTTCTGAGCTGCATTAGACACAATGGTGTCTTCTTCTGCCTGAAGTATTAATAAGGGAATATTGATATTCTGAGCTGCTTTTATCGCACTCTCTCCAGCATCGATAGATTCTACTAACCAACGGTTTGTTGGTGAGCCTAACTGTAGTTTAGGTTGCTGTTGATAGAGATCTCTATAGTCGTCATAACGCAGTTTGCTATTGGTTAGGTCGTTCTTTTCAAATGGATCTGCATGATAATCTTTGCCGCCCAATACATAGTTTGGATTTTGGTTACTATGATTATCTAACAGCGATGCTAGTTTACGAATGAAGCGCTTCGGTAGCGGGAGTTTTATACCGTACATTGGGGCTGAAAATACAGCTGATTTAAACACACCTGGATGCTGAGCTAAATACAAAGTGCCTATGGCTCCCCCCATCGAATGACCGACAAGAAAATAGTCTCTCTCTTGAACTGGTTTAACGATGTTGTATATAAATTCGTCGAAATCGTCGACATAACGCTGGAACTTGTCGATATGTCCTTGATGGAGGTTTACGGTCGTTCTGCTGGAAAGTCCTTGGCCACGATGATCAATAGCAAACAAGTCGTAGCCTTGGCGGTAAAGATCGAACATGAGCTCTTTATACTTTAAGTAGGATTCGACTCGTCCACTACTTAGTACTATGGTGCCTTTGCTATTTTGTTGAATAACCGATGCATAAGCGAGTGATATACCATCTTTGGTTTTAAAACTTGCTTGTGTTACCTGCTGCCAAAATGCAGCTTGCTCGGGGCTGCTTAGATGATGCTCAGATGAAAAGGTACAGACAGAGCTTAGTGATATGGCAGGTTCAGCAGCATTTGGCATGGTTGTATTCTATTGGATAAAGATATTTGCAGTGTAACAAACTCCCTTTGCTATAAGGGGGTCTAGTGGATAATAAAATGGTCGCATATAGCGACCATTTTATTGGACCCGGTTAAAGCGCGGCTTGTTGTTGCTCTATAAAGTCGTTAATTTGCTGCTCAAGAATCGACATAGGAACAGAACCATTGGCTAACACAGCATCGTGAAATGCCCTGATATCGAAGTTTTCGCCTAGTTCTTGCTCCGCTTGGGCGCGTAAACGCTTAATGGTTAACTCCCCTATTTTGTAAGATAGAGCTTGGCCAGGCCACGAGATGTAGCGGTCGATCTCTGTAGTCACGTTATGGAGTGATAAGGCGGTGTTACTTGCCATAAAGTCGATTGCTTGCTGACGACTCCACCCTTTTGCGTGCATACCCGTATCGACGACAAGTCTTGCTGCTCGCCACATTTCATAGGTAAGTCGACCAAAATTACTGTAAGGATCTTGATAGAATCCAGCTTCAAGCCCTAGATACTCAGAGTAGAGACCCCAACCTTCACCAAATGCTGAGATATAACCATAACGGCGAAAACTGGGTAGTTCTGTTAGCTCTCGATTTAATGATATCTGTAGGTGATGCCCCGGTACTGCTTCGTGTAATGTTAAAGCTTCCATTTCATACAGTGGTCGTTTATCGAGCGCATAGGTGTTGACCCAATAGTAGCCTGGTTCATCATCTCGGTTGGAGCCGGAGTATCTGCCCGTGGTGTATTTAGGGGCTATTTCAGCTGGCACTGGGGCAATACCGTATGGCTGACGCGGTAGTTTACCGAAGTACTTGGGCAGCATAGCATCTGCCTTTTTTGCGATGTAGGCCGCTTCTTTTAGAAGTTCTTCTGCTGTTTTAGGGTAAAACTGCGGATCTGTTCTTAGAAAGTGGAGGAAATCAGCAAAGCTGCCTTCAAATCCAACCTCGTCAATGATTTGCTGCATTTCTGCTCGAATACGCTTAACTTCGCTTAAGCCTAGTTGGTGCACTTCATCTGATGTCATGTCCAGTGTGGTGTAGTAACGAACTCGGTTTTCGTAAAACTCTTTACCATTAGGCAGTTTTGAAGCCGCAATATCAGTACGTGCATTTGGAATATATTCATTAACCATGAAGTCATAAAAAGCTTGGTATTGAGGTAATACAGTGTTCTCTACTAGTTCTAAACCTTGGTTGGTTAACGCTATCTTTTCAGCGTCACTGAAATACGCTGGGTATTCAGTGAAAGGCTTAAAATAGCCGCTTTCTTCCACTGGTACAATAAAGGCACTAATGCTGGTTTCGAATCCATTTAGGGTTACTTTGGCTGGTGTGATCCCAGATGCAAGTCCTTGCTTTAACCAGTAGGTTTGCTGTGAAAAGTAAGTCGGCAATGCTTTCAGCTGGCTAATATAATTTTGATAATCTTCTATTTTTGCAAAGCGACCATTGGCGATTGAGGCTATATATGCATGAAAGCCGCTCTCGGCTGACAAAGGGATGTAGTGGTCTTTATAGCGATATAGGTCAACGCTATTTTGCAATTGGTCTTGTAAAATTTTGGCGTTGATAACATCATCGGCACTCAACTCCGCTCTATTAAGTGCTTTTATTTCACTTAACAACGTAACACGACGTTGATTTAGTGAGCCTAGGGCTGTTGGCGATAGATCCTGCAGCTTTCCTGCTGCGGATAGATCGCCCAATGAATATGCCAAACTAGGACTTTCATCTAATGATATCTGCCATGCCTGGTCGATTACTATTTGCAGTTGTGCATCTATCGATTGTTTTGCTGATGTTGCAACGGTTGTTGTTTGAGAGGTCGGAGCCATAGAGAGAGTTTGGCAGGCGCTGAGACTGATGACTAAAATGGAGGGGAGCAAGTATTTGTACATGTTATATCCGTTTTTGTTATGGATTTATTTTTATTCTGACTTTGATTATGCCGATCGCGGCGTAAAAGGTCACGCCGATAAGTTAAAGGGCTTTGTCGCAAACAGACTCTAAACCACAATAAACGATGAAAACAGACTCCTCTGATATAACTAGGAGGCTGAATGAGACAAGTTTCCCTATGGACCTATGCCTTTAGCGATGTCTATCTGCATGAGTTAAGTGCACCGCCAGCAAGTACTATTCAGTTTCTTCCCAAGATTTTCATTCTGAATATTGATGTATCATTTCTTTTATTTTTGATGGTTATATTCGACAATGTTAATGAGATGTTTTTGTTCAACACATTAATTATAAAGCGTATTTACCGACAGCTAGACAATAGTAAAGCCATAGGTACTTAATGTTGATATACGTTTTATCTATCTGCGACAGGACCGTATTATCTCCCTTAAACCAAGGTGTCAAAATACGCTATGCGACAGAAAAAGCCCTGCGAATATGTCTACGTCGTGATTTTCACCTTAACATATGACGTCACTTAATCTCTGTTTTACATCTTAATTAAGCTAAAAAACAATGGCTTAGTCTTGTTCTTGGCTGCGGGTATCGCTTTCGTAGCTGTATTAGCCGCCGGATACCATTACTGTGACAGTTACTCGCGGCATAGGTAGGTCTTTCATATTGTGGTTCAACTATTGCTCATTCGACTAATACCGACTAGGTTAGGAATCTGGATGTTGATAGTTCTCAGTTATAAAAGGAATTGTAATGAATAGATCTAAGCTTGCCTTGTTAATAGCATTTTCTCTGATTTTACCTCACTCAACTATGGCTGCGACTCAGTCAAAACCTGCCTCAGAATTTACCAAAAAAGAAAATGCCGCAGTACTCAAAGCCCTTCCCTTAGCGATAGGCAAGATTTTAAAAATGCACAGCGTGGCTTTATCGCCAAGCCAGATACTGTCACGATTAAAGATGCACAGGGCAATGTCGTCTGGGATCTAGAGCAATACAAAACCTATATCAGTATCGATAAAGATTCACCTGATACCGTTAACCCCAGTTTGTGGCGTAACTCGCAACTCGTGATCCAACATGGCCTCTTTGAAGTCACCGAGAACATTTATCAAATTCGTGGCTTTGATCTAACTAATATCACTTTTATTAAGGGTAAAACAGGCTGGATTGTCTTCGATCCACTGATCTCACCAGAGACCGCAAAAGCGGCTCTCGATTTCATCAATAAGCAACTAGGGGAACGTCCCGTTGTTGCTATCGTCTATAGCCATAGCCATATTGATCACTACGGCGGTGCAACGGGTATTGCGACTGCTGAAGAGGTCGCGTCCGGAAAAGTTCAAGTGATCTCCCCCGAGCACTTTACCGAACATGCGGTCTCCGAAAATGTAATTGCTGGTAATGCTATGGGGCGTCGTGCCGTCTATATGTAAGGTGCCATGCTACCTCGTAATGCTAAAGGCGGCGTCAATGGCGGCCTAGGTATGACGGTTTCAACCGGCCTCGCTGGCTTATTATTACCTAGTCATGAGATCACTAAAACAGGTGAGAAACTCAATATTGATGGGGTAAACATGGAGTTTCAACTCACACCAGGTAGTGAGGCGCCCGCGGAAATGAATACCTGGTTCCCTGACATGAAAGCACTATGGATGGCGGAAAATACCACCAATACCATGCACAATATTTTGACCTTGCGTGGGGCTCAAGTGCGGGATGTATTGATTTGGTCAAGCTTTCTTGATGAAACCATAGACACGTGGGGTGACCAAGCAAAAGTGAAATTCCAGAGTCATCACTGGCCGCTATGGGATAGCGAAAACATTATTCCCTACTTTAAAAAACAACGTGATATCTACAAATTTACCCATGACCAATCTGTTCGTATGATGAACCAAGGTTATACGGGGGAAGAGATCTCCGAGATGATTACCCTACCTGCAGAGCTTGAACAGAACTGGGCGACTCGGGGCTATTACGGCACCTTGCGTCATAACAGTCGGGCTGTATATCAAAGATATATGGGGTGGTATAACGGTAATCCATCTAACCTCAACAACCTACCGCCCGAGATGGTCGCTAAAAAGTATATAGCGTTTATGGGAGGCGAAGCGGCAGTGATTAAGAAAGCTCAAGCCTCATTTGATAAAGGAGAATATCGCTGGGTCGCCGAAGTGATGAAGCATGCCGTATTTGCCAACGCTAAGAGCCAACCCGCGAAAGAGTTGTTAGCTGATGCTTTTGAGCAACTTGGCTATCAGGCTGAATCTGGTCCTTGGCGCTCAGTGTATCTACAGGGGGCTTATGAGTTACGAAACGGTGTACCATCAGCAGGAGGTACTCAAACAGCAACACCAGATACCATACGTGCAATGACACCAGCAATGCTGTTTGATTTCTTAGCGGTAAGACTTGATTCGAGTAAAGCTGAAGGTAAATTACTTAATATTAATATTAATATTGATTTTACGGACCTCCAAAGTCAGTACACACTCACTTTAGAGAACGCTGTGCTGCACCATAGTCAGAACCAAGTTGAAAAACCCGATGTAGCCTTGGTGATGAGCATGAAAACCATGAATAGTATCCAGCTCAAAGAGCTCAGCTTCGATGAAGCAATTAAGAATGGTTCGGTGAACATCAGCGGTGACCAAAAGCAGTTTAAAGAGTTTCTCGGCATGTTAGATGACTTCAATTTTTGGTTTAACGTCGTGACGCCATAGCTGAAGGTTCACTAGAAAGGGAGTGCCTAGAGCTGAGATCCTAGGTGCTCTTTTTACTGAGCTGCTTGGATCACCAATTTATTCGGTTGAGCTCATTGGGGAACTCGATGAAACCGATTTTAAAGTAAAAGAGAAATGTCATTACGAGGGAATGGGCGCAAACACGCTAAAACGAAGGCGGACTTAGTGATGTAGAGTTTACTCGTTTGCAATGTAAAGGGTGTTGAGGTGGCATTTATCTCAGAGGATGAACACTTTACATTATACGCAGCTAATACATAATCGGTTTGTTCGAGACATAAAAAAACCGGCTAATGCCGGTTTTTTATGTGTGCATCTTAATTAGATAACACGCGAGAACTGTTGCTGTCTTGCTTTTTCACGGTAGTAAACATCAAAGCAGATACAGATATTACGGATCAACAAACGGCCTGTTGGGCTGATGGTGATCTTTCTGTCAGTAATGTCGACTAACTCATCATCAATGAATGTCTGTAGCAGTTTTAAGTCTTCTACAAAGTACTCTTCAAAGTTGATATTCAGCTTTTCTTCTATCAAGGCCATATCAAGCTCGAAGTGACAGATAAGCTGCTTAATAACGACGCGACGAATCTCGTCATCGCGGTTTAAGCCACAACCTTTCCAAAGTGCGTGACCATTAGCATCGATAGATTCGAAGTAAGGGCGAACATCTTTTTGGTTCTGAGCATAACAATCACCAATTTGGCTGATAGATGAGACACCTAAACCAAGTAGGTCACACTCTTCTTGAGTGGTATAACCTTGGAAGTTACGGTGCAAGCGGCCTTCATTTTGTAAAATTGAAAGCTCATCATCAGGTTTAGCAAAGTGATCCATACCGATATATTGGTAACCTGCACCGGTTAAGGTTTCGATTGTTTGATGCAGCATATCTAGCTTTTGCTGTGGAGACGCTAAGTCTTCATCTTTAATCTTACGTTGCGCTGCAAAACGTGATGGCAGGTGAGCATAGTTAAAGACAGACAAACGGTCCGGATCAAGATCGAGAACACGTTGCATTGTTTCAGCAAATGTCTCTGGAGTTTGATGTGGCAAGCCGTAGATAAGATCAATGTTTGTAGAAACAAAGCCAAGTTCTTTAGCGCGTGCCATCAGGTCAAAAATAAACTGCTCGTCTTGTTCGCGATTGACAGCAATTTGAACCTTTTTATTGAAATCCTGAACACCGATAGAGATGCGGTTAAAGCCCGCTTCTTTTAGCGTGTCGAGCATCGATAGCTCTATTTCACGTGGGTCAACTTCAATCGAGTATTCACCGACTTCAGCAACATTAAAGTTTGCTTTAACAAGTGCTGACAGCGTTAGAATTTGCTCAGGAGTAAGGAATGTCGGCGTACCGCCACCCCAATGAATTTGTGTGACTAAATAGTTTTTAAATAACGGCGCGCGTTTAATTATCTCTTTCGCAAGATACTCAAGATACTGATCGGCTTTATGCTGATGACGAGTGATGACTTTATTGCAGCCACAGTAGTAACAAAGCTTGGCGCAAAAAGGGATATGGATATAAAGAGAAAGCTTATCACTCTTGCTGTTTTTAATGGAGGTCAGCAATTTATCTTCGGTAAACGAATCATCGAACTCAAGCGCCGTTGGATAAGAGGTATAACGTGGGCCGCTATAGTTGTACTTCTCGATCATTGACTGATCCCAGCTAATTTGGGTGGGCTGCTTCAAGGCGTATCCTCCGATGTATAGTAATTTAGCAACATGTGAAGTATGCATCGTTATTTGTGCAATAACTTTGATCCATGTTGTAAATTTGAAATGTGGGTAACAAAGAGCGATAGAATATCGCTGAATTTGGAGTTTATGTCTGCGCTGTTAAGTAGATTTTGTGCACAGACTCACCCTATATTAATAAAATCTTCTATAACTGAGATCTGGGTAGAGATCCAATATAGCCATAGTACAAGCTATAACCATAGTTGTAGCGGGTGATTAATGCAGTGCGGAGGCGTTAAATTGACTAAGTAGTTTAGCTTCTTTTAAGATTTCACTCTCTAGCTCACCCTCTGATTGTATTCGAGCAAAATCCAGTTTCATCCGCTGTTTTTTGGACAGTGCAGTGCGACTTTCTTTAATTGGGTGCTCTTTGATGACTTCAAAATGCTTGAATGTTGCAGGATACTGTTCGCTGACTAACTCTGACATACCAACTAAGTTAAATAACTTAGCGATACGCATTACCCCTTCTGATAACTCACAACGCTCCTCGAGCATCGCTGCTGCTATGTAACGTACACTATCGAGTAACTCTTCTGACTTTGCTTTTGCCGTTGCAGCCTGTTCTTGTTGCTGCTTGATTTTAGCTTGATTCTGCTTACGTATACGCATCAGCAGGTAAGTTGCATAAGTCGTTAGTGCAACGATAATAAAAAAGCCAATAACGATAAGAACTGTTGTCATGCTAAATCCTGTTACAGTCGGGAAGTGAGAGTGTCAGATAAAAATATGGCATCAATTAAGATGCCATATAGGAGCTGTGTCTCTAAGGACTAGTCTTTCTGTTGGAAATCTTTAAGCAGATCTGCACCAGATTCAAACTTGTCGAAGAGGTCGTCATCGCTGACGGCTTTCTTCGGTTTAGTCTTAGGCTGAGGTAGCTCTTCTTCTTCGGTAATACCGAGTTTATCTAACAGAGTTTCAATTTGGGTTAATTGCTTATTTAACCACTTTTGATCATCTGGAGTTAGGTTTTTACCCTCCTCAAGCATATCCAATAGACCATTGAGTCTCGGATTCTCTTCTAGCTTTAATAGTTTTTCATCATCAGATAGTTTAGGCCCTTTTGGCTTGCTTTCTACCTTCTGCTCTTTAACGATATTAAGCTGAATAGGCTTTTTACTGCCGTGACGTGGATCGCTGTTTTTAGCGCTGCCACCGTTCGCTTGGCTTTCAATCATTGAAGCGTTATGACGACTTCCCGCTTTATTGCCGGCAATTTGTTTCTTACCTCCAAGAACACGATCATTTTTCTTAGTTCTTGGGGCTAATTTTGGAGCATTCTCGTTGCTCTTACGCGATTTCTTACTACGGGACATGATTTGCTTATCTCGTTAACTTAAATGACTCTGCTGCCGACAAAACTAATAATCTCTATCAACAATTGAAGTTTGGCCGCGTGTTATACCAGATCCTGATGGTTTTTGCACCAGAATGAGATCGTTTGCCGCAAATAATAGCTTAAAACCGGCATTATTAGCCAGATATTTGAAACTTTGTTGTTGATAGAAGCTAACGTGGGTGATGTTATTTTTGTGGTGCCATTTATCAAATCCGTCGAGATCGGTCAGTAATGGCGTATTAATCGCAATCCAGCCGCCAGGTTTGACTAACTCACACAGTAGTCTCCACTCTTTGTAGGGAAACCTGAAATGCTCAAAAACACGATAACAGCAGATGAAATCGTATTGCTGTTTTAGCTGTCTATTCCAAGGTGCTAGGCTAGGGTCATATTGATTAATTATATGGCCACGCTCTGTCACCCTTTGCAAGCTCTTGGGATCTAAGGTTCTGCCGAAATTAAGACCGAGTAATGATTGTCCGCTTGTTTCGCATTGAGACACTAAATCAAACAGGAATTGTGAGAGTAATTTGTGTTTGTTGTTAGCGAGGCGATACTTTTGTCGTTCGGCATTGGGTGGCAAATGCGAGTTGGCGTCAGCAAATACTAGTTCACATTGGTGACAACGATATAAACTGCGCTTTTTATTTTCATAGAATAGTTGGCTATTGCTACTCAAGCACAACGGGCATCGACGCATAAAACGACTCCCTCTCAAATTAATGCATTAAAGATATTGAAACCGAAAGAGACTGATAAAAACGTGGTGCTACGCTAAATGGCGAACTAAGAGTATGAATTGATAGCAAGATATAAACCAATTTTTAAAGGGTCTTTAGCCAGTATATACCCGTTCTCCCTGAAGATGCAGGAATCAGTGGGAGTTTAATGAGGTTTAATCAAAGCATTGATTGCAAGTAATGGTCGCTCCCTTGATAAAATCAATAATGTTGAGTAAACCCCACTCTTTATATAAAAGCATCCCGATCGTAGAAGGCGTTGTGCAAGCCCACTTTGTTGTTGCATTAACTTAAAAGGGAATAACCATTTCTATATTAATGCGTCTAGAATTGAACTCGCACACCGCCTCTGAAACGAGCACCTTCAAGTAGAATGGCTATATACCCAAGTGAGTTTAAAATGCTTGTTTCAGAGCGCAACGTAAGATAGCCGGATAAGGCAGTGCAGTGTTCCTAAGGGGCTCTCGAAGAGCAAGGCGAGAAGTCATCTGCTCTTGTATTCTTTATCGATAAGCAAAGATTTTAAATTCGAATATCCAGAACGGCTATTTCATGAAGACAGTCACGGACGGAAAGTCGTTAATCCTGGGCCATTATCGAGCTTGAATCCAGGCCTGCTCAACATAGTGAACCCTGTATTTCGACGTTGTTTGACTGTAACGCGAGGAAATTTGAATGGAATACAGTGAATCGGCTTTTTTGAGCAATAAAAAAGGCGACAGATAAACTGTCGCCTATAAAAGTGCAATTAGCACCAATTCTTATTTCAAGTATCCATACTTGCTAGTGACGATCCCGGTCAATATCCATCTTATTTTTTGATTGCTTTCCATGCAATTATTTTAGTTTTTGGTCTTCATGACACTTTATTGTTAATCCTGTTGTCTTCCTGACCACAGTTTCCGTAGATGGTCTTTATGACACATCTCAATTCATCGTCTATCAATGACGCCTAAGTAACCATCCATGTTAGTTGTATCTAAGTATCTTCCAGTGATAACAAGCTTCCAGCGAGTGCATCCTAAGCAATTAGCTTCCTATGCCAATGTTTGTATCCTACAAACATTCTCCTATTTATGCGTGTTTCTCTGAACGTAAGGGTAAATGCTAAATAGCGCTTTGGCCTTCCTAACCAAAATCCTTACTAAAATTCTTACGACCTGGATTTCAAACAGAAA
This window of the Shewanella sp. Choline-02u-19 genome carries:
- the hemN gene encoding oxygen-independent coproporphyrinogen III oxidase, with the translated sequence MKQPTQISWDQSMIEKYNYSGPRYTSYPTALEFDDSFTEDKLLTSIKNSKSDKLSLYIHIPFCAKLCYYCGCNKVITRHQHKADQYLEYLAKEIIKRAPLFKNYLVTQIHWGGGTPTFLTPEQILTLSALVKANFNVAEVGEYSIEVDPREIELSMLDTLKEAGFNRISIGVQDFNKKVQIAVNREQDEQFIFDLMARAKELGFVSTNIDLIYGLPHQTPETFAETMQRVLDLDPDRLSVFNYAHLPSRFAAQRKIKDEDLASPQQKLDMLHQTIETLTGAGYQYIGMDHFAKPDDELSILQNEGRLHRNFQGYTTQEECDLLGLGVSSISQIGDCYAQNQKDVRPYFESIDANGHALWKGCGLNRDDEIRRVVIKQLICHFELDMALIEEKLNINFEEYFVEDLKLLQTFIDDELVDITDRKITISPTGRLLIRNICICFDVYYREKARQQQFSRVI
- a CDS encoding class I SAM-dependent methyltransferase; amino-acid sequence: MRRCPLCLSSNSQLFYENKKRSLYRCHQCELVFADANSHLPPNAERQKYRLANNKHKLLSQFLFDLVSQCETSGQSLLGLNFGRTLDPKSLQRVTERGHIINQYDPSLAPWNRQLKQQYDFICCYRVFEHFRFPYKEWRLLCELVKPGGWIAINTPLLTDLDGFDKWHHKNNITHVSFYQQQSFKYLANNAGFKLLFAANDLILVQKPSGSGITRGQTSIVDRDY
- a CDS encoding alkyl/aryl-sulfatase; the encoded protein is MLPRNAKGGVNGGLGMTVSTGLAGLLLPSHEITKTGEKLNIDGVNMEFQLTPGSEAPAEMNTWFPDMKALWMAENTTNTMHNILTLRGAQVRDVLIWSSFLDETIDTWGDQAKVKFQSHHWPLWDSENIIPYFKKQRDIYKFTHDQSVRMMNQGYTGEEISEMITLPAELEQNWATRGYYGTLRHNSRAVYQRYMGWYNGNPSNLNNLPPEMVAKKYIAFMGGEAAVIKKAQASFDKGEYRWVAEVMKHAVFANAKSQPAKELLADAFEQLGYQAESGPWRSVYLQGAYELRNGVPSAGGTQTATPDTIRAMTPAMLFDFLAVRLDSSKAEGKLLNININIDFTDLQSQYTLTLENAVLHHSQNQVEKPDVALVMSMKTMNSIQLKELSFDEAIKNGSVNISGDQKQFKEFLGMLDDFNFWFNVVTP
- a CDS encoding DUF885 domain-containing protein, giving the protein MYKYLLPSILVISLSACQTLSMAPTSQTTTVATSAKQSIDAQLQIVIDQAWQISLDESPSLAYSLGDLSAAGKLQDLSPTALGSLNQRRVTLLSEIKALNRAELSADDVINAKILQDQLQNSVDLYRYKDHYIPLSAESGFHAYIASIANGRFAKIEDYQNYISQLKALPTYFSQQTYWLKQGLASGITPAKVTLNGFETSISAFIVPVEESGYFKPFTEYPAYFSDAEKIALTNQGLELVENTVLPQYQAFYDFMVNEYIPNARTDIAASKLPNGKEFYENRVRYYTTLDMTSDEVHQLGLSEVKRIRAEMQQIIDEVGFEGSFADFLHFLRTDPQFYPKTAEELLKEAAYIAKKADAMLPKYFGKLPRQPYGIAPVPAEIAPKYTTGRYSGSNRDDEPGYYWVNTYALDKRPLYEMEALTLHEAVPGHHLQISLNRELTELPSFRRYGYISAFGEGWGLYSEYLGLEAGFYQDPYSNFGRLTYEMWRAARLVVDTGMHAKGWSRQQAIDFMASNTALSLHNVTTEIDRYISWPGQALSYKIGELTIKRLRAQAEQELGENFDIRAFHDAVLANGSVPMSILEQQINDFIEQQQAAL
- a CDS encoding DUF2489 domain-containing protein, with translation MTTVLIVIGFFIIVALTTYATYLLMRIRKQNQAKIKQQQEQAATAKAKSEELLDSVRYIAAAMLEERCELSEGVMRIAKLFNLVGMSELVSEQYPATFKHFEVIKEHPIKESRTALSKKQRMKLDFARIQSEGELESEILKEAKLLSQFNASALH
- a CDS encoding alpha/beta fold hydrolase — translated: MPNAAEPAISLSSVCTFSSEHHLSSPEQAAFWQQVTQASFKTKDGISLAYASVIQQNSKGTIVLSSGRVESYLKYKELMFDLYRQGYDLFAIDHRGQGLSSRTTVNLHQGHIDKFQRYVDDFDEFIYNIVKPVQERDYFLVGHSMGGAIGTLYLAQHPGVFKSAVFSAPMYGIKLPLPKRFIRKLASLLDNHSNQNPNYVLGGKDYHADPFEKNDLTNSKLRYDDYRDLYQQQPKLQLGSPTNRWLVESIDAGESAIKAAQNINIPLLILQAEEDTIVSNAAQKRASTGFCKLIKIPYARHEIFMERDTARNTALTALLNFIQV
- a CDS encoding MBL fold metallo-hydrolase, producing MIQHGLFEVTENIYQIRGFDLTNITFIKGKTGWIVFDPLISPETAKAALDFINKQLGERPVVAIVYSHSHIDHYGGATGIATAEEVASGKVQVISPEHFTEHAVSENVIAGNAMGRRAVYM
- the yihI gene encoding Der GTPase-activating protein YihI, translating into MSRSKKSRKSNENAPKLAPRTKKNDRVLGGKKQIAGNKAGSRHNASMIESQANGGSAKNSDPRHGSKKPIQLNIVKEQKVESKPKGPKLSDDEKLLKLEENPRLNGLLDMLEEGKNLTPDDQKWLNKQLTQIETLLDKLGITEEEELPQPKTKPKKAVSDDDLFDKFESGADLLKDFQQKD